A window from bacterium encodes these proteins:
- a CDS encoding peptidase domain-containing ABC transporter, which translates to MIFNFPFSKQLDRMDCGPTCLRMIARHYGKSYPIQYLREKCFITREGSSLLGISDAAESIGFRTLSIKVNYEKLDDDVPLPCIVHWNQNHFVVVYKINRNKVYVADPAHGLLKYKKEEFLKSWLSVESNGRQEGVALVLEPSPDFYHADEGVTQDRTKMSFLLTYLKPYKKFFVQIFLSMLIGSLLGLIFPFLTQAIVDFGINNQNIGFVYTILIAQLMLFTGRTAVEFIRSWIFLHIGTRINVTIISDFLIKLMKLPMPFFDTKMIGDLLQRIGDHTRIQQFLTSTTINSLFAIINLLIFGLVLALYSSYIFGVFFIASVLSTSWILVFMKKRKEIDYKRFNQLSQNQSQLIQLITGMQEIKLNGAEKQKRWNWENVQAKLFKISVSSLTLDQTQQAGMLFINETKNIFISFLAAKEVIDGNMTLGMMMAVQYIIGQLNAPIGQLIGFVQTAQDAKISLERMGEIHNKKNEEDPETAGLNALPTARTISVNNLSFQYEGPHSEFVLKDISLAVPEGKVTAIVGTSGSGKTTLMKLFLKFYEPVQGNIFLGGIDLQKISARLWRQKCGVVIQDGFIFSDTIANNIALGHERIDRQRVEEAAHIANIDDFIETLPLGYNTKIGSEGHGLSQGQRQRILIARAVYKNPEFIFFDEATSALDANNERTIIDNLQKFFQGKTVVVIAHRLSTVKNADQIIVLEKGRLIESGSHSELADIRGAYFHLVKNQLELGS; encoded by the coding sequence ATGATCTTTAACTTCCCATTTTCAAAACAGCTAGACCGTATGGATTGCGGGCCTACGTGTCTTCGCATGATCGCACGGCACTACGGCAAATCTTACCCCATTCAATATCTTCGTGAAAAATGCTTTATTACCAGAGAAGGCTCTTCGCTCCTTGGCATCAGCGATGCAGCCGAATCGATCGGTTTTCGGACGCTATCGATCAAAGTGAATTATGAAAAATTAGACGATGACGTACCGCTTCCATGTATCGTCCACTGGAACCAAAACCATTTTGTGGTAGTGTACAAGATAAACCGTAACAAAGTTTATGTAGCTGATCCGGCTCACGGGCTTTTGAAGTATAAGAAAGAAGAATTTCTTAAAAGCTGGCTCAGTGTAGAATCGAACGGCCGGCAGGAAGGCGTTGCACTTGTGTTGGAGCCTTCTCCCGATTTCTATCATGCCGATGAAGGTGTTACTCAAGACCGGACGAAAATGTCTTTTTTATTGACGTATCTCAAACCGTATAAAAAATTCTTTGTTCAGATATTTCTCAGCATGCTGATCGGCAGCCTTTTAGGCTTGATCTTTCCTTTTTTGACGCAAGCCATCGTCGATTTTGGAATCAATAATCAAAACATCGGATTTGTCTATACGATCTTAATCGCACAACTCATGCTTTTCACCGGCCGTACGGCCGTCGAATTTATCCGAAGCTGGATTTTCCTGCACATTGGAACACGAATCAACGTGACGATCATTTCGGATTTTTTGATCAAACTGATGAAATTGCCGATGCCATTTTTTGACACCAAAATGATCGGCGATTTATTGCAGCGCATCGGCGATCACACGCGCATCCAGCAGTTTCTTACTTCCACAACCATCAATTCGTTATTTGCCATCATCAATTTGTTGATCTTCGGCTTGGTGCTGGCCCTCTATAGCTCATACATTTTTGGCGTGTTTTTTATCGCATCGGTTTTATCCACGTCCTGGATACTTGTTTTCATGAAGAAAAGGAAAGAAATCGATTATAAACGATTCAATCAATTATCTCAAAATCAAAGCCAGTTGATCCAATTGATCACCGGTATGCAGGAAATCAAGCTCAATGGAGCGGAAAAACAAAAGCGATGGAATTGGGAAAATGTCCAGGCAAAGTTATTCAAAATCAGTGTCAGCTCTCTCACTTTAGATCAAACCCAGCAAGCGGGTATGCTCTTTATCAATGAAACGAAAAATATTTTCATATCTTTTCTTGCTGCAAAGGAAGTGATCGACGGCAACATGACTTTGGGCATGATGATGGCCGTGCAATATATCATCGGCCAATTGAACGCTCCTATCGGGCAATTAATCGGATTTGTTCAGACCGCTCAAGACGCCAAAATCAGTCTTGAACGTATGGGCGAGATTCACAACAAAAAAAACGAAGAAGACCCTGAGACGGCTGGTTTAAATGCGTTACCAACCGCTCGTACCATCAGTGTGAATAACTTGTCTTTTCAATATGAGGGACCGCATTCGGAATTTGTTCTCAAAGATATTTCATTAGCCGTACCGGAAGGAAAAGTGACGGCGATCGTTGGAACCAGTGGAAGCGGCAAAACGACGCTGATGAAATTATTTTTGAAGTTTTACGAGCCCGTTCAGGGGAATATTTTTTTGGGAGGAATTGATTTACAGAAAATAAGCGCCCGGCTTTGGCGCCAGAAATGCGGTGTGGTCATTCAAGACGGATTTATTTTCTCGGATACGATTGCCAATAATATCGCTCTCGGGCATGAACGCATCGATCGTCAACGCGTGGAGGAAGCGGCTCATATTGCCAATATTGACGATTTTATCGAAACGCTGCCTCTGGGTTACAACACAAAAATCGGTTCGGAAGGACACGGTCTAAGCCAGGGACAAAGGCAGCGGATTCTGATTGCAAGGGCTGTGTACAAAAATCCGGAATTTATCTTTTTTGATGAAGCGACCAGCGCGTTGGATGCTAATAATGAACGAACAATCATCGATAATCTGCAAAAATTCTTTCAAGGAAAAACCGTTGTGGTGATTGCCCACCGGCTCAGCACGGTCAAGAACGCCGATCAAATTATCGTTTTGGAAAAAGGCCGGTTGATCGAGTCGGGAAGCCACTCCGAATTGGCCGACATTCGCGGCGCCTATTTTCATCTCGTGAAAAATCAATTGGAATTGGGAAGTTAA
- a CDS encoding pinensin family lanthipeptide, translated as MGKKLKLKLEDLKVQSFVTSSKKQLLGGAEPTLTGCPDPTNPNLGCTEAGCPTMQVACGGGTEFTCTGIYDCRTEACSYQQSGCGTCYTDCACQTGGGTACY; from the coding sequence ATGGGAAAGAAATTAAAACTCAAACTCGAAGACTTGAAAGTCCAAAGCTTCGTGACATCGTCCAAGAAACAGTTATTAGGGGGCGCAGAACCGACGTTGACAGGCTGTCCCGATCCAACCAATCCTAATCTTGGCTGTACGGAAGCTGGCTGTCCCACCATGCAAGTTGCGTGTGGTGGTGGAACTGAATTCACATGTACCGGAATCTATGATTGCCGGACTGAAGCATGCTCTTATCAACAGTCTGGCTGTGGAACCTGTTATACGGATTGCGCTTGTCAAACAGGCGGCGGAACTGCGTGTTATTAG
- a CDS encoding GWxTD domain-containing protein — MTVQELETQAASGNREIRLQLAHHYLKSEQFDKIVQLYKTDYKKKQCTSDEYKIYAIARLQSYRNLVITRKLIDRLIGDDLRHAKLALAEALKLDGHDIEAKFFTGVLNRIIGKDEEALKILYDVFEEDCNYQTYAFTEVASELSLIFIKKGDYDAVKKLHEKQLTTYPKDAWSKIQLAVAYGELDSADIMMKLFFEGLDQLIDQKQLFQLFEDCSIIATTDEKKNWKELNTNNDKKDFLRSFWKKRDPNPFDDINEALIQYFKRVHYAKAMYPKPQSPGFDDRGLIYVRFGKPDYIFYGSSDVNIRENESWIYYNLEGGLHFDFVLIGTSYELRPLGDASIMTQAIMGEKKLSDLYRERSHLDPYYTNIQFKFETGRYNSSTIESSFEYRRDYEKMLEYSQKQYFAFNSSTAPLFVNTRYATFKDSDQKSRLDFYYILPYSQMNFLDTLGAFKWSKNFAAIKIFDYKNYRDVVTLERENLIFADSMQQKTYGLVDEFRYSLNPGKYILAFQISNNDKQKFNVFQYEVFVRDYSADTLTISDIQLAAFISENDSTQIQFIKPHSAVKVIPNAAAHITRSLPLSIYFEIYNLTLDNDGRNSYEISYRFKQPENSRSGLFARIKKLFINEKKSSIASTTMLSGNSTTERSYISLDVSELNGGLIDLEIRVKDLITNIETYSNVELNLVDKKK; from the coding sequence TTGACTGTTCAAGAACTTGAAACACAAGCAGCTTCGGGCAATCGAGAAATCAGGTTACAACTGGCTCATCACTACCTGAAAAGCGAACAATTTGACAAAATCGTTCAGCTTTATAAAACTGATTACAAAAAAAAGCAGTGCACTTCCGATGAATATAAGATTTACGCCATTGCGCGTTTGCAAAGTTACAGAAATCTCGTTATTACGCGTAAATTAATTGATCGCTTGATTGGCGATGATTTACGCCATGCCAAATTAGCGTTGGCTGAAGCCTTAAAACTTGACGGCCATGACATAGAAGCAAAATTTTTTACGGGTGTATTGAATCGGATTATTGGAAAAGATGAAGAGGCATTAAAAATCCTTTACGACGTTTTTGAGGAAGACTGCAATTATCAAACGTATGCGTTCACCGAGGTCGCATCTGAACTCAGTCTCATTTTTATAAAAAAGGGCGATTATGATGCGGTAAAAAAATTGCATGAAAAACAGCTTACTACTTATCCGAAAGACGCATGGTCTAAAATACAATTGGCCGTAGCCTATGGCGAATTAGATAGCGCCGATATTATGATGAAACTATTTTTCGAAGGACTTGATCAATTGATCGATCAGAAACAACTGTTTCAATTGTTTGAAGATTGTTCTATCATAGCAACAACAGATGAGAAAAAAAATTGGAAAGAATTGAATACAAACAATGATAAAAAAGATTTTTTAAGAAGTTTTTGGAAAAAACGCGATCCTAATCCATTTGACGATATCAACGAAGCATTAATTCAATATTTTAAACGTGTCCATTACGCTAAAGCTATGTATCCAAAACCTCAATCCCCTGGATTTGACGATCGGGGACTGATTTATGTGAGGTTTGGAAAACCGGATTATATTTTTTATGGGAGCAGCGATGTCAATATTCGCGAAAACGAATCATGGATTTATTATAACCTCGAAGGAGGCCTGCATTTTGATTTTGTCCTAATCGGGACTTCCTATGAATTGCGCCCTCTTGGCGATGCCTCGATCATGACTCAAGCGATCATGGGTGAAAAGAAATTATCCGATTTGTATAGAGAACGAAGTCATCTGGATCCTTATTACACAAACATTCAATTTAAATTCGAAACGGGCCGCTACAATTCGTCAACGATTGAAAGCAGTTTTGAGTACCGGCGGGATTATGAAAAAATGTTGGAGTATTCTCAAAAACAATATTTTGCGTTTAATTCGTCCACAGCGCCCCTTTTTGTTAATACACGATATGCAACATTTAAAGACTCCGATCAGAAATCACGGTTGGATTTTTATTATATATTGCCTTATTCACAAATGAATTTTTTAGACACGCTTGGAGCTTTTAAATGGTCAAAGAATTTTGCTGCTATAAAAATCTTTGATTATAAAAATTATCGTGACGTTGTAACACTGGAGCGGGAGAATCTGATTTTTGCAGATAGTATGCAGCAAAAAACTTACGGTTTGGTTGACGAATTCCGGTATTCTTTAAATCCAGGAAAATATATCCTTGCCTTTCAAATCAGTAACAATGACAAACAAAAATTCAATGTGTTCCAATATGAAGTGTTTGTCAGAGATTACTCTGCGGATACATTGACTATCAGTGACATTCAATTGGCGGCATTTATAAGCGAAAACGATTCGACACAAATTCAGTTTATCAAACCCCATTCGGCCGTAAAAGTAATACCCAATGCAGCGGCTCATATTACGCGTTCATTGCCGTTGTCGATTTATTTTGAGATTTACAATCTGACGCTCGATAATGACGGACGCAATTCATATGAAATATCCTATCGGTTCAAACAGCCAGAAAATTCAAGGAGCGGTTTATTCGCCAGAATTAAAAAATTATTTATTAACGAAAAAAAATCTTCTATTGCTTCAACGACGATGTTGAGCGGTAATTCTACTACAGAAAGGTCATACATTAGTTTGGATGTCAGCGAATTGAATGGAGGGCTCATCGATTTGGAAATTCGCGTCAAAGACCTGATTACCAATATAGAAACTTATTCTAACGTTGAGTTAAATTTAGTGGATAAGAAGAAATGA
- a CDS encoding HlyD family secretion protein — MKNHISTLQSEQTKSDEIQEVLHFVPSWTIRWGITAIFFTVLMIICVAWYIRYPDMVTSRITLTSVSPPVTLIARTNGKLTELNVHDGDSVYTGSVLAVIENSSNSSEVSALKEQLIRFKPYLDNPLDVRFEFNRFYQLGELQTPYSELLRKWEDYKSFHSFNYHPRKIQTIRTQITVLNELNSRLEKQKNLLEEEVKLAEKNLNTGKSLREKGVASEIELSNYESIYLQKKYGYENAEASLINNALQISEYEKNILDLTRQFEEEKLSKTVGMQEAYKFLLASIDNWEQRYVLKAPIGGKVSFFKVWSVNQYVQANDLVFTIVGDHATPIGKIYLQTAGLGKIKEGQKVQIKLDNYPYHEFGVLNGTVESIAPVATNNEYAINIALAPENRTTYHKAITFSEGMQGTAEIITDDLRLLERIFYQMRALTSSN; from the coding sequence ATGAAAAACCATATTTCTACGTTGCAATCCGAACAAACAAAAAGTGATGAAATTCAAGAAGTGTTGCACTTCGTTCCATCCTGGACGATCCGTTGGGGCATTACGGCTATTTTTTTTACCGTTTTGATGATTATATGTGTAGCTTGGTACATTCGCTATCCGGATATGGTTACATCACGCATTACTTTGACCAGCGTCTCTCCCCCCGTCACACTCATCGCCCGCACCAACGGTAAACTAACCGAATTAAATGTCCATGACGGCGATTCCGTTTATACCGGATCCGTCCTCGCTGTGATTGAAAATTCTTCCAATTCTTCGGAAGTATCAGCGCTAAAAGAACAACTAATCCGATTTAAACCTTATTTGGATAATCCTCTCGATGTCCGTTTTGAATTTAACCGCTTCTATCAGTTAGGCGAACTTCAAACGCCGTATTCGGAACTTCTTCGCAAGTGGGAAGATTACAAATCTTTTCATTCTTTTAACTACCATCCCCGTAAAATCCAAACGATCAGGACACAGATCACCGTGTTGAATGAACTCAACAGCCGGTTAGAAAAACAAAAAAACTTATTGGAGGAAGAGGTCAAGCTCGCTGAGAAAAATCTTAACACCGGAAAAAGCCTTCGTGAAAAAGGAGTCGCCTCGGAAATCGAGCTATCCAATTACGAAAGCATTTATCTTCAGAAAAAATACGGTTATGAAAACGCCGAAGCTTCGCTAATCAACAATGCGCTCCAAATCTCGGAATATGAAAAAAATATATTGGATCTGACACGCCAATTTGAAGAGGAGAAACTATCCAAAACGGTGGGCATGCAGGAAGCGTATAAATTCCTTCTTGCGTCAATCGATAATTGGGAACAGCGCTACGTATTGAAAGCGCCTATTGGCGGCAAAGTTTCATTTTTCAAAGTGTGGAGCGTCAATCAATATGTACAAGCCAATGATCTCGTTTTTACCATTGTCGGAGATCACGCAACGCCGATAGGTAAAATTTATCTTCAGACGGCAGGATTGGGCAAAATTAAAGAAGGCCAAAAAGTTCAGATTAAGCTGGATAATTACCCCTATCATGAATTTGGGGTCTTAAACGGTACGGTCGAATCTATTGCACCGGTGGCGACGAATAATGAGTATGCAATCAATATCGCTCTTGCACCGGAGAATAGGACAACTTATCACAAAGCCATTACTTTTTCGGAAGGTATGCAAGGCACGGCTGAAATTATCACCGATGACTTGAGATTGCTCGAAAGAATTTTTTATCAAATGCGAGCGTTGACTTCATCGAACTAA
- the rny gene encoding ribonuclease Y produces the protein MDLFSTIVTVGGGVVMFITGWLLAKYVGKNKVSEIRKIAENTVRDAHREAENIKKDAQVKSKERWHQFKMKITSETEEREKKLRQYENRLANRERDVKQRMNVYLEKEQKLLQDQKALQTQEEKIKTKESQAEELIRQQMEKLEKITSLSQEEAKRLFLENIAKRAQKEAAELMLQIKSEAQQKANFEAKWILSDTIQRLASDHTSETTLTTVDLPNEKIKGAIIGREGRNIKTFEQVTGVKVIIDDTPEVVVLSGFDPVKREIARVAMSKLVENPNIQPEYIEDVVERARKQIENLMNKAADEVLNSLNLKNVAPEMRQLLGRLKYRTSYGQNVLQHSKEVALLAGAMAAELGYDVQLARRAGLFHDIGKAVSSDTEGSHVTIGVDVTTRCKEHEIVVNSVLAHHDEAEPIHPISQLVTAADIISGSRPGARREPLEAYGARIEKLEQIATQFEGVSKVYAIYAGREIRIVVEADKIDDAQSAMLSSNVANKIQSEMQYPGQIKVVVIRERRVVRYTNSSSPTVDETRVDENIANDTETIPNA, from the coding sequence ATGGATCTGTTTTCAACCATTGTCACGGTCGGTGGCGGCGTGGTGATGTTTATTACCGGTTGGCTTTTAGCAAAATATGTCGGAAAAAATAAAGTTTCTGAAATCAGAAAAATCGCTGAAAATACCGTGCGAGACGCTCATCGTGAAGCCGAAAATATTAAAAAAGACGCGCAGGTAAAATCCAAAGAGCGCTGGCATCAATTCAAAATGAAAATCACCAGCGAGACCGAAGAACGCGAGAAAAAACTCCGTCAATATGAGAACCGGCTGGCCAATCGCGAGCGCGATGTCAAACAGCGGATGAATGTGTATTTAGAAAAAGAACAAAAGCTTTTGCAGGATCAAAAAGCTCTACAAACGCAGGAAGAAAAGATTAAAACTAAAGAATCGCAAGCCGAAGAATTGATCCGGCAGCAAATGGAAAAATTGGAAAAAATCACAAGCCTGTCGCAGGAAGAAGCCAAGCGTCTTTTCCTCGAAAACATAGCCAAACGTGCTCAGAAAGAAGCGGCTGAACTGATGCTTCAAATCAAATCGGAAGCGCAGCAGAAAGCAAATTTTGAGGCTAAATGGATTTTATCCGATACCATTCAGCGTTTAGCATCGGATCACACTTCCGAGACGACGCTGACGACGGTCGATTTGCCCAACGAAAAAATCAAAGGTGCGATCATCGGTCGCGAAGGCCGCAATATTAAAACGTTTGAACAAGTTACCGGCGTCAAAGTCATCATCGATGACACACCGGAAGTGGTTGTATTGTCAGGCTTCGATCCGGTTAAACGCGAAATTGCGCGCGTGGCGATGTCGAAACTTGTTGAAAATCCCAACATTCAGCCCGAATATATCGAAGACGTCGTCGAACGCGCACGCAAGCAGATCGAGAATTTGATGAATAAAGCAGCGGACGAAGTTTTGAACAGCCTGAATCTGAAAAACGTTGCTCCGGAAATGAGGCAATTGCTCGGTCGGTTGAAATACCGTACCAGCTACGGCCAAAATGTTTTACAGCACTCTAAAGAAGTAGCGCTTCTTGCCGGTGCAATGGCCGCCGAATTAGGTTATGACGTTCAACTGGCTCGCCGTGCAGGTTTATTTCATGATATCGGAAAAGCGGTCAGCAGCGATACGGAAGGTAGCCACGTCACGATCGGGGTTGACGTCACGACGCGTTGTAAAGAACACGAAATCGTTGTCAATTCTGTTTTGGCGCATCATGATGAGGCCGAGCCGATTCACCCGATTTCTCAATTAGTGACGGCCGCGGATATCATCAGCGGATCCCGTCCCGGTGCGCGTCGCGAACCGCTCGAAGCGTATGGCGCTCGTATCGAAAAACTGGAACAAATCGCCACGCAATTCGAGGGTGTATCGAAAGTCTACGCCATTTATGCAGGACGAGAAATCCGGATTGTGGTTGAAGCGGACAAAATCGATGATGCACAGTCTGCTATGTTAAGTTCGAATGTAGCAAATAAAATTCAAAGCGAAATGCAGTATCCGGGACAAATCAAAGTGGTCGTTATTCGTGAGCGGCGCGTGGTTCGTTATACCAATAGCTCATCACCGACCGTTGATGAAACGCGTGTAGACGAAAATATTGCCAACGATACAGAAACGATTCCAAACGCCTGA
- a CDS encoding biotin transporter BioY, whose protein sequence is MKKTFTAYLTLEDNASLLKQFTFIVCFSLLTAAGAWVTLPLSLSPIPITLQTLVVSLAGAVLGAKRGALSQLMYIGYGICGLPVFAGGLTSIAIVLGPSGGYLIGFPVAAFLTGMLVSDKKNILWNLGAILIGSLPVLLFGTLQLSLFTAGNLSEAFAIGFVPFIAGDFIKCAVVALILSGKQKLIQ, encoded by the coding sequence ATGAAAAAGACTTTTACTGCTTATTTGACACTTGAAGACAATGCCAGTCTGCTCAAACAATTTACCTTCATCGTTTGTTTTTCATTACTTACTGCTGCCGGTGCATGGGTGACTTTACCGTTATCACTTTCTCCAATACCTATTACTTTGCAAACATTGGTTGTATCGTTGGCCGGCGCTGTCTTAGGCGCAAAGCGCGGAGCGTTGAGTCAATTGATGTATATCGGTTATGGTATCTGCGGTTTACCCGTATTTGCAGGCGGACTGACATCGATTGCCATTGTATTAGGACCGAGCGGCGGTTACCTGATCGGTTTTCCTGTAGCAGCATTCTTAACAGGTATGCTGGTTTCGGACAAGAAAAATATTTTATGGAATTTGGGCGCAATATTGATCGGCAGTTTGCCGGTCCTTTTGTTCGGCACTCTCCAGTTAAGCCTTTTTACCGCGGGCAATTTAAGTGAAGCTTTTGCCATAGGATTCGTTCCGTTCATCGCCGGAGATTTTATTAAATGCGCAGTCGTGGCATTGATCCTTTCCGGCAAACAAAAATTGATTCAATAA
- a CDS encoding HD domain-containing protein produces the protein MINGDISETIKYSDSEHINSLLNEIGEKLRSSGFYNEALEATLSEILQSVKTFTEQQFLLKSKLTRIGSALSAERNLDALLEMIVVEAMNFTNADGGTLYIKTPDERHIEFKIMRTRSKNFFMGGTSGKKIPFPPVKLYLDDGKPNEQQVSAHVALTGKTVNIPDVYEVEGFNFQGTKAFDANNNYRSKSMIVVAMRNHENEIIGVLQLLNAMDNNNVTISFSSEFQELIESLASQAAVAITNTALIHELRALLDAFIQVIAAAIDEKSPYTGGHIRRVAELTSQIARNMSDIDDGKYKDFHMNEDEHNELRIAGWMHDIGKITTPEYVVDKATKLETIYDRVNTVITKFELLRRQEEEDYLKTKQKLEKSKAKDSRKKLLDLKKAYNARLAQVNEDCEFIKTCNIGGEFMEDAKIDRVKKIAAQKLRIGSEEIPFLTDNEVYNLSIRRGTLTEEERKKIQDHVVVTIKMLQQLPWPKKLRRVTEWAGGHHEKLDGTGYPNGLTAKDLSTQARIMAVADIFEALTAADRPYKPGKKISECIKILTFMVKDNHIDKDIVDFFIKSGLAQDYARRELKDYQLDTFVYDGVEYDCRRPVQ, from the coding sequence ATGATCAATGGCGACATTTCCGAAACGATCAAATATTCCGATAGCGAGCACATCAATTCTCTGCTCAATGAAATCGGTGAAAAGCTGCGTTCCAGCGGCTTTTATAATGAAGCTCTGGAAGCTACTTTATCCGAAATATTGCAATCGGTGAAGACGTTTACCGAACAGCAGTTCTTGCTGAAAAGTAAACTTACTCGTATCGGATCAGCGCTTTCAGCCGAAAGAAATCTGGATGCGCTTTTGGAAATGATCGTCGTCGAAGCGATGAATTTTACTAATGCGGATGGCGGAACGTTATATATCAAGACTCCTGACGAACGCCATATTGAATTTAAAATCATGCGTACGCGTTCAAAGAATTTTTTCATGGGTGGTACCAGCGGAAAGAAAATACCTTTTCCACCTGTTAAATTATATCTGGACGACGGCAAACCCAATGAGCAGCAAGTTTCAGCTCATGTAGCATTGACGGGTAAAACAGTCAATATTCCTGACGTGTACGAAGTGGAAGGATTCAACTTCCAGGGCACCAAAGCTTTTGATGCGAATAATAACTATCGTTCGAAATCGATGATTGTGGTTGCTATGCGTAACCATGAAAACGAAATCATTGGCGTTCTGCAATTACTCAACGCGATGGACAATAACAACGTTACAATTTCGTTTTCAAGTGAATTTCAGGAACTGATCGAATCACTGGCATCACAGGCTGCGGTCGCTATTACCAATACGGCGCTGATTCATGAATTGCGAGCTTTATTGGACGCTTTTATTCAGGTTATCGCGGCTGCCATCGACGAAAAATCACCGTATACGGGCGGTCACATCCGTCGCGTTGCCGAACTGACGTCGCAAATTGCACGCAATATGAGTGATATAGACGACGGCAAGTATAAAGATTTTCATATGAATGAAGATGAGCATAATGAACTCCGGATCGCAGGCTGGATGCACGATATAGGTAAAATCACTACGCCAGAATATGTTGTCGATAAGGCCACTAAACTTGAAACGATTTATGATCGTGTCAATACGGTGATCACTAAGTTCGAATTGCTCCGCCGCCAGGAAGAAGAGGACTATCTTAAAACCAAACAAAAACTTGAGAAGTCCAAAGCTAAAGACAGCCGGAAGAAATTATTGGATTTGAAAAAAGCTTACAATGCAAGACTGGCGCAAGTTAACGAGGATTGTGAATTTATCAAAACCTGCAACATCGGCGGCGAATTTATGGAAGACGCAAAAATTGATCGCGTCAAGAAAATTGCCGCTCAAAAATTACGAATTGGCTCTGAGGAAATTCCTTTTCTTACCGACAATGAAGTCTACAATCTTTCCATTCGCCGTGGAACGCTTACCGAAGAAGAACGTAAAAAAATTCAAGATCACGTTGTGGTTACGATCAAAATGTTGCAGCAATTGCCATGGCCTAAAAAGCTTCGCCGTGTCACCGAATGGGCCGGCGGTCACCATGAAAAACTGGATGGCACCGGATATCCTAATGGTTTAACGGCCAAAGATCTTTCGACACAAGCCCGCATCATGGCCGTTGCCGATATTTTTGAAGCCTTGACAGCCGCCGACCGTCCGTATAAACCGGGTAAAAAAATCTCCGAATGTATCAAAATTCTTACGTTTATGGTCAAGGACAATCATATTGATAAAGACATCGTCGACTTTTTTATCAAATCCGGATTAGCACAGGATTATGCTCGGCGTGAACTAAAAGACTACCAACTTGACACGTTTGTATACGATGGCGTCGAGTATGATTGTCGTCGCCCTGTGCAGTAG
- the thiD gene encoding bifunctional hydroxymethylpyrimidine kinase/phosphomethylpyrimidine kinase, producing MYKTLTIAGSDSGGGAGIQADLKTFSALGTFGMSVITSITAQNTVGVTGIQNVDPSIIEKQIDAVMDDIGTHAAKTGMLSDTGIIETVARGLIRHGIKKYVLDPVMIAKSGDKLLQDSAITTLINQLIPLAWIITPNIPEAEELTGDQISTLDAMEIACKKIYSMGARSVIVKGGHLKGRAVDVFFDGKKFHHFSSHRIRSKNTHGTGCTFSAAITAFLAKGFSAYESVKRAKDYITKAIEHSFPIGKGHGPVDHFYRFNKFFI from the coding sequence TTGTATAAAACGCTCACCATCGCCGGATCAGATTCAGGCGGTGGTGCAGGCATTCAGGCCGATTTGAAAACTTTCTCAGCTCTGGGTACATTCGGCATGTCGGTAATTACCAGTATCACGGCTCAAAATACCGTCGGTGTGACTGGAATTCAAAATGTAGATCCGTCAATCATTGAAAAACAAATTGATGCCGTAATGGACGATATCGGAACGCATGCTGCCAAAACGGGGATGCTTTCAGATACAGGCATCATCGAAACAGTAGCCCGTGGATTGATCCGACATGGAATTAAAAAATATGTTCTTGACCCGGTGATGATCGCCAAAAGTGGAGATAAACTCCTTCAGGATTCAGCGATTACGACCTTGATCAATCAACTGATTCCGCTGGCATGGATTATCACACCCAATATCCCGGAAGCGGAGGAATTGACCGGCGATCAAATTTCGACGCTGGACGCGATGGAAATTGCCTGCAAAAAAATTTATTCGATGGGGGCGCGCTCCGTGATCGTCAAAGGAGGCCATCTAAAAGGCCGTGCCGTGGATGTTTTTTTTGACGGCAAAAAATTTCATCATTTTTCAAGTCACCGCATCCGTTCAAAGAATACGCATGGGACAGGCTGTACTTTTAGTGCGGCCATCACGGCTTTTCTTGCGAAAGGCTTTTCCGCTTATGAATCCGTGAAGCGGGCGAAAGATTATATTACGAAGGCGATTGAACACTCATTTCCGATCGGGAAAGGACACGGTCCGGTCGATCATTTTTATCGTTTTAATAAATTTTTTATTTGA